A genomic region of Streptosporangium lutulentum contains the following coding sequences:
- a CDS encoding cytochrome P450: MTVDDRFTQSFQERQQNRPLEPRSEIITGPVSDWATDFSHAEPEWAADPYPIQDELRQRCPIAHTERFGGAWLPTRYEDVAAIAYDTERFSSRAIIVSNVRPPLELAPVGGTPPISSDPPFHHDARKLLLPAFTKTAVSKQEEVTRAFCHSLIDSFEGQDVIDAARDYAQHIPMRVIADMLGFPPEDGPQFREFVENALEGINSPPEERILRVEKLFDYLLTQIRDHVDNPRDDLTTYLINAELYGQKLEPNHVAGTMALLLIAGIDTTWSAIGASLWHLAKTPADRERLVAEPALLPTAMEELLRAYGPVTMARLVKEDMHWNGVDMKADDWILLSFPAANRDPAQFDRADEVVIDRQVNRHAAFGLGIHRCVGSHLARMELRVALEVWLERIPDFSLEDPAAVTWATGQVRGPRTLPLRIG; the protein is encoded by the coding sequence ATGACCGTCGACGACCGCTTCACCCAGAGTTTCCAGGAGAGGCAGCAGAACCGGCCCCTCGAACCACGCAGTGAGATCATCACCGGCCCCGTCTCCGACTGGGCGACCGACTTCTCCCACGCCGAGCCCGAGTGGGCCGCCGATCCCTACCCCATCCAGGACGAGCTGCGGCAGCGCTGCCCGATCGCGCACACCGAGCGGTTCGGCGGCGCCTGGCTGCCGACGCGCTACGAGGACGTCGCGGCGATCGCCTACGACACCGAGCGCTTCTCCTCGCGGGCGATCATCGTGAGCAACGTCCGGCCGCCCCTTGAGCTGGCGCCGGTGGGCGGTACGCCGCCGATCTCCTCCGACCCGCCCTTCCACCACGACGCGCGCAAGCTGCTGCTGCCGGCGTTCACCAAGACCGCGGTCTCCAAGCAGGAGGAGGTGACGCGAGCGTTCTGCCACTCGCTCATCGACTCCTTCGAGGGGCAGGACGTCATCGACGCCGCCCGGGACTACGCCCAGCACATCCCGATGCGCGTCATCGCCGACATGCTCGGCTTCCCGCCCGAGGACGGGCCGCAGTTCCGTGAATTCGTCGAGAACGCGCTGGAGGGCATCAACTCCCCGCCCGAGGAGCGCATCCTCCGGGTGGAGAAGCTGTTCGACTACCTGCTCACGCAGATCCGCGACCACGTCGACAACCCGCGCGACGACCTGACGACCTACCTCATCAACGCGGAGCTCTACGGCCAGAAGCTGGAGCCGAATCACGTGGCGGGCACGATGGCGCTGCTGCTCATCGCCGGCATCGACACCACGTGGAGCGCGATCGGCGCATCGCTGTGGCACCTGGCCAAGACACCGGCCGACCGTGAGCGCCTGGTCGCCGAGCCCGCCCTGTTGCCGACCGCGATGGAGGAGTTGCTGCGGGCCTACGGGCCGGTCACGATGGCCCGGCTGGTCAAGGAGGACATGCACTGGAACGGCGTCGACATGAAGGCCGACGACTGGATCCTGCTGTCATTCCCGGCGGCCAACCGCGACCCGGCCCAGTTCGACCGGGCGGACGAGGTCGTCATCGACCGCCAGGTCAACCGGCACGCCGCGTTCGGCCTGGGCATCCACCGCTGCGTGGGCTCGCACCTGGCGCGCATGGAACTGCGGGTCGCGCTCGAGGTCTGGCTGGAGCGGATCCCGGACTTCAGTCTGGAGGACCCGGCGGCGGTGACGTGGGCCACGGGCCAGGTCCGCGGTCCCCGCACGCTCCCGCTCCGCATCGGCTGA
- a CDS encoding ferredoxin, which yields MKVRIDSERCHGHGRCYDLAPDLFGEDDEGYGQVVGDGAVPPGQEQAARLALANCPERAIEIL from the coding sequence GTGAAAGTACGAATTGATTCTGAGCGTTGCCACGGACACGGCCGCTGCTATGACCTTGCCCCTGATCTGTTCGGAGAGGACGACGAGGGCTACGGGCAGGTCGTCGGCGACGGGGCTGTGCCACCGGGCCAGGAACAGGCAGCACGTCTGGCCCTGGCCAACTGTCCGGAAAGAGCGATCGAGATCCTCTAA
- a CDS encoding dihydrofolate reductase family protein gives MRKLILNTFLTLDGVMQAPGGPGEDDTGGFTHGGWSVNYWDDRMNQVMGEVMGKPFDLVLGRKTYDIFAAHWPHVPEEAGSKPLNDATKYVASRGRPTLEWNRSVLIEGDVAEGIAALKQEDGPELQVHGSGNLIQTLLRHNLVDRYRLWVFPLVIGSGKRLFPEGTLPSGLKLVDSTVSTTGVMIGTYEPAGEIATGSFALD, from the coding sequence ATGAGGAAACTGATCCTGAACACCTTCTTGACCCTCGACGGGGTCATGCAGGCACCGGGCGGACCCGGAGAGGACGACACCGGCGGGTTCACCCACGGTGGCTGGTCGGTGAACTACTGGGACGACCGGATGAACCAGGTCATGGGCGAGGTGATGGGCAAGCCGTTCGACCTCGTCCTCGGGCGCAAGACCTACGACATCTTCGCCGCGCACTGGCCGCACGTCCCGGAGGAGGCCGGATCCAAGCCGTTGAACGACGCCACCAAGTACGTCGCGTCGCGGGGTCGCCCCACGCTGGAGTGGAACAGGTCGGTCCTGATCGAGGGAGACGTGGCCGAGGGCATCGCGGCGCTCAAGCAGGAGGACGGGCCGGAGCTGCAGGTTCACGGCAGCGGGAACCTGATCCAGACGCTGTTGCGCCACAACCTCGTCGACCGGTACCGCCTGTGGGTCTTCCCCCTCGTCATCGGGTCGGGCAAACGCCTGTTCCCGGAAGGCACCCTTCCCTCCGGGCTGAAGCTCGTCGACAGCACGGTCTCCACCACCGGCGTCATGATCGGTACGTACGAGCCGGCAGGCGAGATCGCCACAGGGTCGTTCGCCCTGGACTGA
- a CDS encoding phosphotransferase, which translates to MEEVEVVVAHSERATLRVGDVFLKVDADQTRTDVEVEAMAMAPIPTPEVLWRKPPVLALAALQGTALGRLGEPSIASSAAWAAAGAAARMLHDAPLPPWPGRSLDEIASHLDGECEWLVTNGVLPTDLVTRNRQVAEAALRPWTPVFTHGDLQITHVFVDGDEVTGVIDWSEAAQGDALYDLATLTLGHEEHLGDVVAGYGAHVDLDVIRAWWSLRSLLAIRWLVEHGFDPSSPGCEVDVLRSRL; encoded by the coding sequence GTGGAAGAGGTCGAGGTCGTCGTCGCCCATTCCGAGCGCGCGACCCTGCGCGTCGGCGACGTGTTCCTGAAGGTCGACGCTGATCAGACGCGCACCGACGTCGAGGTCGAGGCGATGGCCATGGCGCCGATCCCGACTCCGGAGGTCCTGTGGCGGAAGCCGCCCGTGCTCGCGCTCGCCGCCCTCCAGGGGACGGCACTCGGCCGTCTCGGCGAGCCGTCGATCGCGTCGTCGGCGGCGTGGGCCGCGGCGGGTGCCGCCGCACGGATGCTGCACGACGCGCCGCTGCCGCCATGGCCCGGCCGGAGCCTCGACGAGATCGCATCGCACCTCGACGGCGAATGCGAGTGGCTCGTCACGAACGGCGTCCTTCCCACCGACCTGGTCACGCGCAACCGCCAGGTTGCCGAGGCTGCGCTCCGGCCGTGGACACCGGTGTTCACGCACGGCGACCTGCAGATCACCCACGTGTTCGTCGACGGTGACGAGGTCACCGGCGTGATCGACTGGTCCGAGGCGGCCCAGGGCGATGCCCTGTACGACCTCGCCACCTTGACGCTCGGACACGAGGAGCACCTTGGCGACGTCGTCGCCGGCTACGGCGCCCACGTCGACCTCGACGTGATCCGCGCGTGGTGGTCGTTGCGAAGCCTGCTGGCGATCCGCTGGCTGGTCGAGCACGGCTTCGACCCGTCCTCGCCGGGCTGCGAGGTCGACGTGCTGAGATCCCGGCTATGA
- a CDS encoding ABC transporter permease yields MRQQLHAEWTKLRTMPGTGRLLLAVVALTVALSAAATATVSCPPAGCDHDTVKLSLFGVQLGQAIVAVLAVLAITDEYSTGMIRTTLAATPRRATVLAAKAAVLTGLTLAAGTLAVLTSVLAGRLILPGNGFIPAHGQPPLSLADGPTLRAAAGSVLYLALVALLSLGIAVAVRDSAAAIGTVLGLLYLFPIVILMVSDPGWQRLLWQISPMNAGLTVQATTHLSGLPLSPWAGLGVLAAWAVAALLGGGLSLRLRDAG; encoded by the coding sequence GTGAGACAACAACTGCACGCGGAGTGGACCAAACTACGCACCATGCCAGGCACCGGCCGGCTGCTGCTCGCCGTCGTCGCGCTGACCGTGGCGCTGAGCGCCGCCGCGACCGCCACCGTGTCCTGCCCGCCGGCGGGCTGCGACCACGACACCGTCAAGCTCAGCCTTTTCGGAGTTCAGCTGGGCCAGGCGATCGTCGCCGTCCTCGCCGTACTGGCGATCACCGACGAGTACAGCACCGGGATGATCCGCACCACCCTGGCCGCGACGCCGCGCCGGGCCACCGTCCTGGCCGCCAAGGCGGCCGTCCTGACCGGCCTGACACTCGCCGCGGGCACCCTCGCCGTGCTCACGTCCGTGCTGGCCGGGCGGCTCATCCTGCCCGGCAACGGCTTCATCCCCGCCCACGGCCAACCGCCGCTGTCCCTGGCCGACGGACCGACGCTTCGCGCGGCCGCCGGGTCGGTCCTCTATCTCGCGCTCGTCGCCCTGCTCAGCCTCGGCATCGCCGTCGCCGTGCGGGACTCCGCGGCGGCCATCGGGACCGTGCTCGGTCTGCTCTACCTTTTCCCGATCGTCATCCTCATGGTCTCCGATCCGGGCTGGCAGCGGCTCCTCTGGCAGATCTCGCCGATGAACGCCGGACTCACCGTCCAGGCGACCACCCATCTGTCCGGCCTGCCCCTCAGCCCGTGGGCGGGCCTCGGCGTGCTCGCCGCATGGGCCGTCGCGGCGCTTCTGGGTGGCGGGCTCTCGCTACGGCTTCGCGACGCGGGGTGA
- a CDS encoding ATP-binding cassette domain-containing protein: MQATIEVAGLRKRFGRTVALDGMSFTVKPGQVTGFVGPNGAGKSTTMRVILGLDAADEGSALVGGRPYTGFRRPLCRLGALLDASALQPSRTARNHLLWLAHSQGLGARRVDEVIEQSGLRSVARRRAGDFSLGMRQRLGIAAALLGDPPVLMLDEPSNGLDPEGIVWIRGLLRSLAAEGRAVLVSSHLMSELQDTADHLVVVGRGRVVADTGVADLIAAASRDRVTLRTTARPAAMAALANAGATVAVAGHDTLTVSGLEATRVVTLLNRSAVPFSEVSAHRATLEEAYLELTRDAVEFRAAAGAATGQEAAR, encoded by the coding sequence ATGCAAGCAACCATCGAAGTCGCCGGGCTGCGCAAGCGGTTCGGCCGGACCGTCGCGCTGGACGGGATGTCCTTCACCGTGAAGCCGGGACAGGTCACCGGGTTCGTCGGCCCGAACGGCGCGGGAAAATCCACCACGATGCGGGTGATTCTCGGCCTGGACGCGGCCGACGAGGGCAGCGCGCTGGTGGGCGGGCGACCGTACACCGGCTTTCGCCGGCCGCTGTGCCGCCTCGGGGCGCTCCTGGACGCCTCGGCGCTGCAGCCGAGCCGCACCGCCCGCAACCACCTGTTGTGGCTGGCCCACTCCCAGGGCTTGGGCGCCAGGCGGGTCGACGAGGTGATCGAGCAGAGCGGACTGCGGTCCGTGGCCCGGCGCAGGGCGGGCGATTTCTCCCTGGGCATGCGGCAGCGGCTCGGGATCGCCGCGGCCCTGCTCGGCGACCCGCCTGTGCTGATGCTCGACGAGCCGTCCAACGGCCTGGATCCCGAGGGCATCGTGTGGATACGCGGCCTCCTGCGGTCGCTGGCCGCCGAGGGCCGCGCCGTCCTGGTCTCCAGCCACCTGATGAGCGAACTCCAGGACACCGCCGACCATCTGGTGGTGGTAGGGCGCGGCCGGGTCGTCGCCGACACCGGCGTGGCCGACCTGATCGCGGCCGCGTCCCGCGACCGGGTCACGTTGCGCACCACGGCGCGACCCGCCGCGATGGCGGCGCTGGCGAACGCCGGTGCCACCGTGGCCGTCGCCGGCCACGACACCCTCACCGTCTCCGGACTGGAGGCGACGCGCGTCGTGACGCTCCTCAACCGGAGCGCGGTGCCGTTCTCCGAGGTCTCGGCGCATCGCGCGACGCTTGAGGAGGCCTATCTGGAGCTGACTCGGGACGCGGTCGAGTTCCGCGCCGCCGCGGGGGCCGCCACCGGGCAGGAGGCGGCACGATGA
- a CDS encoding ABC transporter permease subunit, whose product MTAGTPTPHRPRIEREGFAHLLRAEWTKFRTVRGWVIGLVAAALVVVLLGLVSASGSHASCGIGPVEVTCPAVPVGPDGEAVEDRFFFMHRSLAGNGSITVRVTSLTGIITYPPPNHDELVPGVVPWAKAGLIVKEGTRQGSAYAAVMVTGGHGVRMQHNFTQDTAGRPGGVSTASPRWLRLTRTGDTLTGHESADGTRWTEVGTAHLDGLPATVQVGLFVTSPGDLTVKQADLGGSIEQVRFTQATAVFDHVDLRGDAPGGGWNREAVGAAGTTDWERHHRPNGVRESGGTFTVTGTGDIAPLMDGQPVERTLTGVLTGLILVIVVAVTSITAEYRRGMIRTTLTAGPRRGRTLAAKALVIGTVTFVAGLAAATVTVTVGEQILRSNGNYVLPVTVLTETRVVAGVAALLAVAAVLALALGAVFRRSVAAVITSIMVIVVPHVLATVSVLPETAAQWLLRLTPAAGFAIQQSIPEYAHVTGHYVPQAGYYPLAPWTGLAVLCGYTALALVLAVLQLRRRDA is encoded by the coding sequence ATGACCGCCGGCACCCCCACCCCGCACCGCCCGCGGATCGAGCGCGAAGGCTTCGCGCACCTGCTGCGCGCGGAGTGGACCAAGTTCCGGACGGTTCGCGGCTGGGTGATCGGCCTGGTGGCCGCGGCGCTGGTCGTCGTGCTGCTCGGGCTGGTCTCCGCGTCAGGCAGCCACGCCTCATGCGGCATCGGTCCGGTCGAGGTCACCTGTCCCGCTGTTCCGGTGGGGCCGGACGGCGAAGCGGTGGAGGACCGGTTCTTCTTCATGCACCGGTCGCTGGCCGGAAACGGCAGCATCACCGTCCGGGTGACCTCGCTGACCGGCATCATCACCTATCCCCCGCCCAACCACGACGAGCTCGTCCCCGGCGTCGTGCCGTGGGCGAAGGCCGGGCTCATCGTCAAGGAGGGCACGCGGCAGGGATCGGCCTACGCGGCGGTGATGGTCACCGGCGGCCACGGAGTGCGGATGCAGCACAACTTCACCCAGGACACCGCCGGCCGTCCGGGCGGCGTCTCGACGGCGTCTCCGCGCTGGTTGCGGCTGACCCGCACCGGTGACACGCTCACCGGCCACGAGTCGGCCGACGGCACCCGGTGGACCGAGGTCGGCACGGCTCACCTGGACGGGCTGCCCGCCACGGTGCAGGTCGGGCTCTTCGTCACCTCCCCGGGCGACCTGACGGTGAAGCAGGCCGATCTCGGCGGGAGCATCGAGCAGGTGCGCTTCACCCAGGCCACCGCCGTCTTCGACCACGTCGACCTGCGGGGCGACGCGCCCGGCGGCGGGTGGAACCGCGAGGCCGTGGGAGCCGCGGGAACGACCGATTGGGAACGCCACCATCGTCCGAACGGGGTGCGGGAGTCCGGCGGCACGTTCACCGTGACCGGAACCGGAGACATCGCGCCGCTGATGGACGGCCAGCCCGTCGAGCGCACCCTCACCGGCGTGCTCACCGGGCTGATCCTGGTGATCGTGGTGGCGGTGACGTCCATCACCGCCGAGTACCGGCGGGGAATGATCCGCACCACCCTGACCGCCGGTCCGCGGCGCGGCAGAACGCTGGCGGCCAAGGCCCTCGTGATCGGCACGGTCACCTTCGTCGCCGGGCTGGCCGCGGCCACGGTCACGGTCACGGTCGGCGAGCAGATCCTGCGTTCCAACGGCAACTACGTCCTCCCGGTGACGGTGCTCACCGAAACGCGCGTCGTCGCCGGTGTCGCGGCGTTGCTCGCCGTCGCCGCCGTCCTCGCCCTCGCCCTCGGCGCCGTGTTCCGGCGCAGCGTCGCGGCGGTCATCACCTCCATCATGGTGATCGTCGTCCCCCACGTCCTCGCGACCGTCTCCGTCCTGCCCGAGACCGCGGCGCAGTGGCTGCTGCGGCTCACCCCGGCCGCCGGCTTCGCGATCCAGCAGAGCATCCCGGAGTACGCGCACGTGACCGGCCACTACGTACCCCAGGCGGGCTACTACCCGCTGGCGCCGTGGACCGGCCTCGCCGTGCTGTGCGGCTACACCGCACTCGCCCTCGTCCTGGCCGTCCTCCAGCTCCGCAGGAGAGACGCGTGA
- a CDS encoding SRPBCC family protein, which yields MTHPFELSQEIEFGATPEQVWDAIATGPGVDSWFMGRTELGTSVGGPADLTMPGHTEKATITAYEPGTRLVTRGAEAPDGRFMAIEYLIEGRGGGTTVLRIVQNGMLGDDWETEFEAMKAGWPIYLETLKQYLTYFTGRTPSVTTAFRPGAGGPDTIWKIVTESLDVTPDVAEGDAVRLPDGSAGVVYYANLPVNLGVRTDEGLYRFIHSGTDRGDVLVLGHQNFAGRDEQAAWDGWVAERFG from the coding sequence ATGACGCACCCGTTCGAGTTGAGTCAGGAGATCGAGTTCGGCGCCACGCCCGAGCAGGTCTGGGACGCGATCGCGACCGGGCCGGGCGTCGACTCCTGGTTCATGGGACGCACCGAGCTCGGCACGTCCGTCGGCGGTCCCGCCGACCTCACGATGCCGGGCCACACCGAGAAGGCCACGATCACCGCCTACGAGCCGGGCACCCGCCTCGTGACCCGCGGCGCCGAGGCCCCCGACGGCCGGTTCATGGCGATCGAGTACCTCATCGAGGGGCGTGGCGGCGGCACGACCGTGCTGCGCATCGTGCAGAACGGCATGCTCGGCGACGACTGGGAGACCGAGTTCGAGGCGATGAAGGCCGGCTGGCCCATCTACCTGGAGACTCTCAAGCAGTACCTCACGTACTTCACCGGCCGCACCCCGTCGGTCACCACGGCCTTCCGGCCCGGAGCGGGCGGCCCGGACACCATCTGGAAGATCGTCACAGAGTCGCTGGACGTCACGCCGGACGTCGCCGAGGGTGACGCCGTCCGGCTTCCCGACGGCTCCGCCGGGGTCGTCTACTACGCGAACCTGCCGGTCAACCTGGGCGTCCGGACGGACGAGGGCCTGTACCGGTTCATCCACTCCGGCACCGACCGCGGCGACGTCCTCGTGCTCGGCCACCAGAACTTCGCGGGCCGCGACGAGCAGGCCGCGTGGGACGGCTGGGTGGCCGAACGCTTCGGCTGA
- a CDS encoding TetR/AcrR family transcriptional regulator, with product MGRIAGVTAAETRERLLQAAAEVFAERGYDGTRVADIAAAAGVSNGALYAHFGSKAELLVAALRAHGRQLMASLFAADPDRSITELLLAIGRGLPRRRDAPRHLIVEALVAARRDEDVARPMRDYVGERTDWIAELVRVAQSDGELDPALSPEALAHFCLLLSMGSALITPNLHAVDDAEWSALLARVAGALVPPTPSPHTERSPHSESTN from the coding sequence ATGGGACGTATCGCGGGCGTCACCGCCGCTGAGACGCGCGAACGCCTGCTGCAAGCGGCCGCCGAGGTCTTCGCCGAGCGCGGGTACGACGGTACGCGCGTGGCCGACATCGCCGCGGCCGCGGGAGTGAGCAACGGCGCGCTGTACGCGCACTTCGGCTCGAAGGCCGAACTGCTCGTGGCCGCGCTGCGGGCGCACGGGCGGCAGCTGATGGCCAGCCTGTTCGCCGCCGACCCCGACCGGTCGATCACGGAGTTGCTCCTCGCCATCGGCCGCGGGCTGCCACGCCGCCGCGACGCCCCCCGCCATCTCATCGTCGAGGCGCTGGTCGCGGCCCGCCGTGACGAGGACGTCGCGCGTCCGATGCGCGACTACGTCGGTGAGCGAACCGACTGGATCGCCGAGTTGGTACGCGTGGCCCAGAGCGACGGCGAGCTGGACCCCGCGCTGTCGCCCGAGGCGCTGGCCCACTTCTGCCTGCTGCTGTCAATGGGCAGCGCACTCATCACGCCGAACCTGCACGCCGTCGACGACGCGGAATGGTCGGCGTTACTCGCCCGCGTCGCGGGCGCCCTCGTCCCACCGACGCCATCACCGCATACAGAGCGGAGTCCCCATAGTGAAAGTACGAATTGA
- a CDS encoding HAMP domain-containing sensor histidine kinase, producing MRNPRRLALPGRTVRLRFTALYGVLFLLSGVGLLAVTNLVALGSSRSTVPAENAQLRQPTLAAAQEQIGLLQTRLSEIHAVQSRQLLVGSAVALAVMAVVSVVLGRVVAGRVLRPLRTITTATRRISADNLHERLAVPGPADEVKDLADTIDGLLERLESSFAAQRRFVANASHELRTPLATMRASLDVAVAKPEPVPAQTIALADRIRTELDQVDRLLEGFLMLARTQHGALSDRATISLGRVVSAALDARAADITAGSLTVHDGDVHDGAWTRGSRTLLSRMVDNVIDNAVVHNHDGGWIRVATTSDGGTARLVVETGGHVLDQEQLSRLAQPFQRLGADRTGSGSGSGLGLSIVAAVATAHGGDLDLRARPEGGLRVAVSLPLADARAGVSA from the coding sequence ATGAGGAATCCGCGACGCCTGGCGCTGCCGGGCCGCACCGTACGGCTGCGCTTCACCGCCCTGTACGGTGTTCTGTTCCTGCTGTCCGGTGTCGGACTGCTGGCCGTCACCAACCTCGTGGCCCTCGGATCGTCACGAAGCACGGTGCCGGCGGAGAACGCCCAGCTCCGGCAGCCCACGCTCGCGGCCGCCCAGGAGCAGATCGGCCTGCTCCAGACCCGGCTGTCGGAGATACATGCGGTCCAGTCGCGTCAGCTCCTGGTCGGCTCGGCGGTCGCGCTCGCCGTCATGGCCGTGGTGTCGGTCGTGCTGGGCCGGGTCGTCGCGGGCCGGGTGCTGCGCCCGCTGCGGACGATCACCACGGCCACGCGGCGGATCTCCGCCGACAACCTGCACGAGCGGCTGGCCGTACCGGGCCCCGCCGACGAGGTGAAGGACCTGGCCGACACCATCGACGGGCTGCTGGAACGCCTGGAGAGCTCCTTCGCCGCGCAGCGCCGATTCGTCGCCAACGCCTCCCACGAACTGCGCACCCCGCTGGCGACCATGCGGGCGTCGCTGGACGTGGCCGTCGCCAAGCCGGAACCCGTACCGGCACAGACGATCGCGCTCGCCGACCGGATCCGCACCGAACTCGACCAGGTCGACCGGCTTCTGGAGGGCTTCCTCATGCTCGCCCGCACCCAGCACGGCGCCCTGTCCGACCGCGCGACGATCTCGCTCGGCCGCGTGGTGTCCGCCGCCCTGGACGCCCGAGCCGCCGACATCACGGCCGGGAGCCTGACCGTCCACGACGGCGACGTCCACGACGGCGCCTGGACGCGGGGGAGCCGCACGCTCCTGTCCCGCATGGTCGACAACGTGATCGACAACGCGGTCGTCCACAATCACGACGGCGGCTGGATCCGGGTCGCCACCACATCCGACGGCGGGACGGCGCGGCTCGTCGTGGAGACGGGCGGCCACGTTCTCGACCAGGAGCAGCTCTCGCGGCTGGCCCAGCCGTTCCAGCGGCTCGGTGCGGACCGGACCGGCTCCGGCAGCGGCTCCGGGCTCGGACTGTCGATCGTCGCGGCCGTCGCGACGGCGCACGGCGGCGACCTCGACCTGCGTGCCCGGCCCGAGGGCGGCCTCCGGGTCGCCGTCTCCCTGCCCCTGGCGGATGCGCGGGCGGGGGTTTCGGCGTGA
- a CDS encoding phosphotransferase family protein, translating to MGLDESELIAALRRYWAVEASSAEYLPVGAGSYHWSVSDRNGAAWFVTADDLGADEATREEIFGLLGRSLESALSLRRDAGLDFLVTPIPATDGAVLRRLTPRYGLSVFPMVCGTAGDFGPHRHEDVTEMVGLLAELHRATPVVERLAPRADLRLPGRDRLHEALRDVDRPWTGGPHAEPARGLLAGHAGRVRRWLADLDRLIDAVGDTATGWVVTHGEPHPGNVIRTAKGMRLIDWGTVQIAPPERDLWMLTTAFTDMIGADPVGVDDEILAGYTEATGRVATPAGIALYRRWWMLADIAVFIDDLRRPHGEGEDAAAALTCLTGYLETTDD from the coding sequence ATGGGTTTGGACGAAAGCGAACTGATCGCGGCGCTCCGCAGATATTGGGCCGTCGAGGCGAGTTCGGCCGAGTACCTGCCGGTGGGCGCGGGCAGCTATCACTGGTCCGTCTCCGACCGGAACGGGGCCGCCTGGTTCGTCACGGCCGATGATCTGGGTGCCGACGAAGCCACGCGCGAGGAGATCTTCGGTCTTCTGGGGCGGTCGCTCGAAAGTGCGCTGAGCCTTCGGCGTGATGCCGGACTCGACTTCCTCGTCACGCCGATCCCGGCCACGGACGGCGCTGTGCTGCGGCGGCTCACCCCGCGGTACGGCTTGTCGGTGTTCCCGATGGTCTGCGGAACCGCCGGCGACTTCGGCCCGCATCGGCACGAGGACGTGACCGAGATGGTCGGCCTGCTCGCCGAGTTGCATCGGGCCACCCCTGTGGTCGAGCGGCTCGCTCCGCGGGCAGACCTGCGGCTTCCCGGCCGTGACCGACTGCACGAGGCGCTGCGTGACGTCGACCGCCCGTGGACCGGTGGACCGCACGCCGAGCCTGCCCGCGGGCTGCTGGCCGGCCACGCCGGACGTGTCCGGCGATGGCTCGCCGATCTCGACAGGCTCATCGACGCCGTCGGCGACACGGCGACGGGGTGGGTGGTCACCCACGGTGAACCCCATCCGGGCAACGTCATACGGACCGCGAAGGGGATGCGGCTCATCGACTGGGGAACCGTGCAGATCGCCCCACCGGAACGCGACCTATGGATGCTCACCACCGCGTTCACCGACATGATCGGCGCCGATCCCGTCGGTGTCGACGACGAGATATTGGCCGGATACACCGAGGCGACCGGCCGCGTCGCCACGCCGGCGGGCATCGCCCTCTATCGGCGATGGTGGATGCTCGCCGATATCGCCGTCTTCATCGACGATCTCCGTAGACCGCACGGCGAAGGAGAAGACGCCGCCGCGGCGCTGACCTGCCTCACCGGCTACCTCGAAACCACCGACGATTGA
- a CDS encoding response regulator transcription factor, whose translation MRVLVVEDARSLAAVLAEGLRDQGMAVDVAYDGRQAAAKLDLNAYDVVVLDRDLPGIHGDTLCRMITDRDDRVMVLMLTAAGAPGDRVSGLTLGADDYLAKPFHFPELVVRIRSLARRRPFARPRTLRAAGVELDPLGRTAIRDGRRLDLSVKEFALLEALLRAVPAFLSTEDLLEQVWDEHADPFTNTVTVTVGRLRRKLGSPSIITTTPGVGYRIIDPLD comes from the coding sequence GTGAGGGTGCTGGTGGTCGAGGACGCACGCTCCCTCGCCGCCGTCCTGGCCGAGGGCCTGCGTGATCAGGGCATGGCGGTGGACGTGGCGTACGACGGCCGGCAGGCCGCGGCCAAACTCGACCTCAACGCCTACGACGTGGTCGTCCTCGACCGCGACCTGCCGGGAATCCACGGCGACACCCTCTGCCGGATGATCACTGACCGCGATGACCGCGTCATGGTCCTGATGCTGACCGCGGCCGGCGCGCCCGGCGACCGGGTCAGCGGCCTGACCCTGGGGGCCGACGACTACCTCGCCAAGCCTTTCCACTTCCCCGAGCTGGTCGTACGCATTCGCTCCCTGGCGCGCCGCCGGCCCTTCGCCCGCCCCCGCACCCTGCGCGCGGCGGGCGTCGAACTCGATCCCCTGGGCCGCACCGCCATCCGCGACGGCCGCCGGCTGGATCTGTCGGTCAAGGAGTTCGCCCTCCTCGAAGCCCTCCTGCGCGCCGTCCCCGCCTTTCTCAGCACCGAGGATCTGCTCGAACAGGTCTGGGACGAGCACGCCGACCCGTTCACCAACACCGTCACCGTCACCGTCGGCCGCCTGCGCCGCAAACTCGGCAGCCCTTCGATCATCACCACCACCCCCGGCGTCGGCTACCGCATCATCGACCCACTCGATTAG